In Lacrimispora indolis DSM 755, a genomic segment contains:
- a CDS encoding chemotaxis protein CheC: MKITRYDEMNSLGLDLIREIGSIGTGNAATALSSLLGKTVRMTLPDVKILGYNEAIKYLGDPEEIVAAILVKMTGEINGLMLFILKLDFINEVLTSVMQQNIEDYYQLNVLETSALEEIGNIIISSYVNAMSSLSDVTINLSVPDIAVNMLGGILSVPMVEFGYQTDKMMMISGQFVIGGKVLHSDLLMMPDIQSLNFLMEKLGIANG; encoded by the coding sequence ATGAAAATAACGCGTTACGATGAAATGAATAGTCTGGGCCTGGATCTCATCAGGGAAATCGGCAGCATAGGCACAGGAAATGCGGCCACTGCGCTGTCCTCCTTGTTAGGGAAAACTGTTCGTATGACACTTCCGGATGTGAAGATCCTGGGCTATAATGAAGCCATTAAATATCTGGGAGATCCGGAAGAAATTGTAGCTGCTATTCTGGTCAAGATGACCGGTGAGATTAATGGATTGATGCTGTTTATCCTGAAGCTGGATTTTATCAATGAAGTCTTAACCAGTGTCATGCAGCAGAATATTGAAGATTATTACCAGCTGAATGTTTTGGAAACCTCAGCGTTGGAGGAGATCGGAAATATCATCATCTCTTCTTATGTGAATGCCATGTCCTCCCTTAGCGACGTTACGATCAATTTATCAGTTCCTGATATCGCCGTTAATATGCTGGGCGGAATTTTAAGCGTGCCAATGGTGGAATTTGGTTATCAGACAGATAAGATGATGATGATCAGCGGCCAATTTGTTATAGGGGGGAAAGTTCTTCACAGTGACTTGCTGATGATGCCGGATATACAGTCATTGAACTTTTTAATGGAAAAGCTGGGGATAGCCAATGGATAA
- a CDS encoding chemotaxis protein CheD produces the protein MDKQLTVGIADMKFARQEGILITYALGSCIGISLYDPMIKLGALVHIMLPEVFGAGDGNIFKYADTGLAETFRKIEIMGARKPRLIAKIAGGAKMFELQGNSTLGNIGARNIVSVKQILHSEGVRLAAADVGENYARTMTFDVSTGMVKIRTYGRAEIVL, from the coding sequence ATGGATAAACAATTAACGGTTGGAATTGCAGACATGAAGTTTGCAAGGCAAGAGGGTATTCTGATTACTTATGCACTTGGTTCCTGTATCGGAATCAGTCTGTATGATCCCATGATCAAGCTGGGAGCCCTTGTGCATATTATGCTGCCCGAGGTATTTGGAGCGGGAGACGGCAATATATTTAAGTATGCAGATACAGGACTTGCAGAAACGTTTCGAAAAATTGAAATAATGGGAGCCAGGAAACCCAGACTGATCGCTAAAATTGCCGGGGGGGCCAAAATGTTCGAATTGCAGGGAAACAGCACGCTTGGGAATATCGGTGCCCGTAATATTGTCAGTGTGAAACAGATTCTTCACTCAGAGGGAGTCCGGCTTGCTGCTGCGGATGTGGGAGAAAATTATGCACGGACCATGACCTTTGATGTGAGCACCGGTATGGTGAAAATTCGGACTTATGGCAGAGCGGAAATTGTTTTGTAA
- a CDS encoding chemotaxis protein: MAETDILLESGTNEIEIMEFTIYGELYGINVAKVREIMMSDKVKPIPHAHPSVEGIFKPRDILLTVIDLPQYLTGKATEKQSKDLFIITNFNKLHIAFRVHSVVGISRISWKNIQKPDDTISRGEEGVATGIAQCGSDLVTILDFEKIVADIAPETGIQLDEINKLGQRETIDCPILIAEDSILLTKMIEAALKKAGYNNLTFKNNGQEAWDFLVKVRSDSDLNKKVGLIITDIEMPEMDGHRLTKLVKEDKNLKHIPLVIFSSMINQELMIKGKQLGADEQLSKPEIGHLVEVIDHLLQRREKNG, translated from the coding sequence ATGGCAGAAACAGATATTTTATTAGAGTCAGGAACCAATGAGATAGAAATAATGGAATTTACCATTTATGGTGAATTGTATGGAATTAATGTTGCCAAAGTACGTGAAATTATGATGTCAGATAAGGTGAAGCCCATTCCTCATGCCCATCCTTCTGTAGAAGGTATCTTTAAGCCGAGAGATATCCTTCTTACTGTGATTGACCTTCCTCAGTACCTGACCGGAAAAGCAACGGAAAAACAGAGCAAGGACTTATTCATTATCACGAATTTTAACAAGCTGCACATTGCGTTCCGGGTTCACAGCGTCGTTGGAATCAGCCGTATCTCATGGAAGAACATACAGAAGCCGGATGATACTATAAGCCGGGGGGAGGAAGGCGTGGCAACAGGAATTGCGCAGTGCGGTTCTGATTTAGTTACCATTCTGGACTTTGAAAAGATCGTGGCGGACATTGCGCCGGAAACCGGGATCCAGTTAGATGAAATCAACAAGCTGGGGCAAAGAGAGACCATTGACTGCCCGATTCTCATTGCAGAGGATTCCATCCTTCTGACAAAGATGATAGAAGCGGCTCTTAAGAAAGCCGGCTATAATAATCTGACCTTTAAAAATAACGGTCAGGAGGCGTGGGATTTCCTGGTTAAGGTCCGGTCCGATTCAGATTTAAATAAGAAGGTAGGCCTGATCATTACGGACATTGAAATGCCGGAAATGGATGGGCATCGCCTGACCAAGCTGGTAAAGGAAGATAAGAACTTAAAGCATATACCTCTGGTCATTTTCTCTTCCATGATCAATCAGGAATTAATGATCAAAGGAAAGCAGTTAGGAGCTGACGAACAGTTAAGCAAACCGGAGATCGGCCATTTGGTTGAAGTAATCGATCATTTGCTTCAAAGGAGGGAAAAGAATGGATAA
- a CDS encoding EAL and HDOD domain-containing protein → MDKYVTRQPIKALKEDRIIGYEILFQKDYDSLYSSSDVAAADTIAGFLMQNTESIFRDKLTFVTFTPSLLFRNTPKIFDKEKMVIQIEDHVMIHPLSPTIIRKYRAEGYVFAINDFQFSPKYFSMLDFATYIKIDIRNKNNAKERISLMNLINTMKGFDKRCVATGVNTKEDYDLALEIGADFAEGSYVAEAMAKKVNRMEFLEGNFFQLVVEVSKDEPDIEQIEEIIKRDAALTYALLKIVNSAYFALRRRVSSIRQALVTMGISQLKQWVYLLSFNNDFDNDESLEATMKVSFLRANFAMALSDHVQGLPIIRSEIYMMGMFSTLQYMIDAPLEEILEEVPVAQEIKDALIRQEGICGTLYKLILSYEKAEWKNVKALADQLGIPSGLLAQTYMDCVEAVNEIWKGLTSSASQESEN, encoded by the coding sequence ATGGATAAGTATGTCACCCGGCAGCCCATAAAGGCACTGAAGGAGGACAGGATTATCGGCTATGAGATATTGTTTCAGAAAGATTATGACTCGCTATACAGCAGCTCCGATGTCGCAGCGGCTGATACCATTGCTGGTTTTCTGATGCAAAATACGGAAAGTATTTTTCGTGATAAGCTCACTTTTGTAACATTTACTCCTTCCTTGCTGTTTCGTAATACGCCAAAGATTTTTGACAAGGAGAAAATGGTAATTCAAATTGAAGACCATGTGATGATCCATCCCTTGTCACCTACCATCATCAGGAAATACAGGGCAGAAGGCTATGTTTTTGCCATTAATGATTTTCAGTTTTCTCCCAAATATTTTTCCATGCTGGATTTTGCCACTTACATAAAGATTGATATCAGAAATAAAAATAATGCAAAAGAGCGGATTTCGCTGATGAATCTTATCAATACCATGAAGGGCTTTGATAAGAGATGCGTTGCAACCGGGGTCAACACAAAGGAAGATTATGATCTGGCTCTGGAAATTGGAGCTGACTTTGCGGAAGGCAGCTATGTAGCCGAGGCAATGGCGAAAAAGGTGAACCGTATGGAATTCCTGGAAGGGAACTTCTTCCAGCTGGTTGTTGAAGTATCAAAGGATGAGCCGGATATTGAGCAGATAGAAGAAATCATAAAGCGTGATGCAGCATTGACCTATGCTCTTCTTAAAATTGTCAATTCCGCTTACTTTGCTTTGCGCCGGAGAGTATCTTCCATACGTCAGGCGTTGGTAACCATGGGAATCAGCCAGTTAAAGCAGTGGGTATATCTCTTAAGCTTTAATAATGATTTTGACAATGATGAATCCCTGGAGGCCACCATGAAGGTGTCCTTCCTGCGGGCCAATTTTGCCATGGCTCTTTCCGATCATGTACAGGGCCTTCCGATCATCCGGTCTGAGATCTATATGATGGGAATGTTCTCTACTCTGCAGTATATGATTGATGCTCCTTTAGAGGAAATACTGGAGGAAGTGCCGGTGGCCCAGGAAATAAAGGATGCGCTTATCAGGCAGGAGGGAATTTGCGGAACTCTCTACAAACTCATTCTGAGTTATGAAAAAGCGGAATGGAAGAATGTGAAAGCTTTAGCAGATCAATTAGGTATACCTTCCGGCCTGCTGGCACAAACATATATGGATTGTGTGGAAGCCGTAAATGAGATATGGAAAGGTCTTACAAGCAGTGCATCTCAGGAATCGGAGAACTAA
- a CDS encoding late competence development ComFB family protein has translation MARKSSKTAHVMNLLAGDDSESSKTEAAKENIAASLTAEPGGTIKELTVLAQQASIQTQDGPLTPSPISIIDMSSTAPDPVAELIRHQLEEEENSGEDSSLSIQEMPDDPPSPSSKEEDLNAEDSPLEETQLQNERPSDEALLSESPVSKPLDYKYLNVMEYVVKSKAKEYMEKFGVCLCDHCIADVTALALTNLPPKYIVVEPPSASPLLNFYSNRFSQHIIVELTKACSVVKENPHH, from the coding sequence ATGGCAAGAAAAAGCAGTAAAACGGCCCATGTCATGAATCTGTTGGCCGGCGATGATTCCGAATCCTCAAAAACAGAAGCGGCAAAGGAAAATATTGCCGCCAGCCTCACAGCAGAACCGGGCGGAACTATTAAGGAATTGACAGTTTTGGCCCAGCAGGCCTCTATCCAAACCCAGGACGGACCATTGACTCCATCCCCCATTTCCATTATCGATATGTCATCCACAGCACCTGACCCTGTTGCAGAATTAATAAGACATCAGCTGGAGGAGGAGGAAAACAGCGGGGAAGATTCATCGCTTTCCATACAGGAGATGCCGGACGATCCGCCTTCTCCTTCCTCAAAAGAAGAAGATTTAAATGCAGAAGACTCTCCCTTAGAGGAGACTCAGCTCCAGAATGAAAGACCTTCTGACGAAGCTCTTTTATCTGAATCGCCCGTTTCCAAGCCCTTAGACTATAAGTACTTGAATGTCATGGAATATGTGGTAAAAAGCAAGGCAAAGGAATATATGGAGAAATTCGGTGTATGCCTGTGCGACCATTGCATCGCTGACGTAACAGCCCTGGCCCTGACCAACCTTCCGCCCAAATATATTGTTGTGGAACCACCTTCCGCATCTCCGCTTTTGAACTTTTATTCCAACCGTTTTTCCCAGCATATCATTGTGGAACTGACAAAGGCCTGTTCCGTTGTAAAAGAAAACCCACACCATTAG